TCTCCTCAACAGCGACAAGATTATGGCTGAATTCAATACCGTTCTGTTGGCGGAAGACAACGAAAACGACATCGAGCTTACTTTGACGGCGCTGGCGGAGAATAATCTGGCCAATGAGGTGGTCGTCGTGCGGGACGGAGCCGAGGCGCTGGATTATCTCCACCGACGCGGGGCGCATGAATCCCGCGCAGGTGGTGATCCTGCCGTCGTTTTACTGGACCTGAAGATGCCCAAGGTGGACGGGTTGCAGGTGCTGCGGGAGATTAAATCCAATGAAAACCTCAAATCGATTCCCATTGTCATGCTCACCTCCTCGAAGGAAGAGTCCGACCTGGTCGAAAGTTACAGATTGGGCGCCAATGCCTATGTGGTGAAACCGGTTGCTTTTGAACAGTTCGTCAAGGTGGTAAAGCAGGTGGGTGCTTTTTGGGCGGTGGTTAACGAGCCGCCTCCAAAAGCCCGTCAGAATCCGCGCTGACCGCGCAATGAACGCCCTCCCCGGGCCGGGAGTCCTGGAGTGACATGCTGATTCACTTCGCCTGGAAGCTGTCTGGTGTTCATATTCCGCTTCCATCCTTGTGGGAAAATCCTCCGGCGATGGTCGAAAAGCCCGAGGAAGATAGTCTCCAGGTTTTATGACGGGTGACGTCAGTCGTCCCGCACCACGCATTCGTCGATCAAACGCCGGACATCCTCCGGGCGCACACCGAGATCAAAGAGTCTTTTGGCAATCGTCTCACATATATTATTCCGATACTCCTCGGCGGTACCCAGTCTCTCCTCCCACCCCGATGCCCGAATCTCCTCCTCGGTGTATCTGGAACGCAGCGCGAGAATCCTTTTGATCTCCGGCTTCATCGGAAGTTCGATCAGCGCGGACCATGGCGGTTGCCAGGCGCAGCCAACCGACGTCGAACCAAAGTGAAACCGTCCTTCGTCAACGTAAACAAAAACGGGGTCCACGGTCGGTGGCACTTGGGCCAGAAGCAAAACAAAAGCTCCGGGAATTCTGACTTGTCCAAACCATTCCCCAATTGCCGGAATCGTCACCGCCATTCCACCGAGAGCGATGTGCAAAACGCGATCGCCAAAACTGATAATGGCCTCCTCATCGCGTTCAGGTCGGCACAGTTTCTTGAGCAGCCAAAACGGTTCCTTCAAATCTTTTTGGTTTATCTCGAGCTGCGGTGCCATTGAATGAATCCAGGTGTGGGCATGTACGGACCCAAAGATCAAAATAACCGTTAAGCTTGTTTACTCGTACTGTTGTGTGTACTTCCACTGGAGTTGTCGGATCGCGCCAGCCACCTCCGCGAGAGCTTCCCAGCCGCGCGAATTAGCGCCCCAGCTGAAAACGGCCAGAGAGCCGCCGGCAGCTATGCTGATCCTGCTGTGTGGTCCTAACTGCAAGGGGACCTCTGCGGGAACGATTGAGACTCGAATCTGAAGCAGAGCCTCCAAGATCCCCCGGTATTCATCGGCTTCTATTCTATATTCGGCGCGCTCGGAAGAGCCCTCTCGCTCCGATGTGATTAAACACTTGGAGAGATAAAATCCCTCCTGGTACCTCTCAAAGAGGCGAACTTCGTGTTCCAACCCGTCATCCGAGCGCGAGAAGTTCAGAGTGATGATCGGATTTTCCCGTGCCGGTGATTTAGACTTGTCCATGCTAAAGGCCGTTCGAGCCGGGGCTTCTCCCAACAATCCGAAGCAATTTCCCGAGCCATGATGTCGGTGCGGTTTTTGAGTCCCGATTGGCCAGGCGATCCATCGTCTGGGCCACGGCTTCCAGCGACAAGCGGACGAACGACGGTCCTTCAATGAGAAGATCGCACAGAACAAAGGTATTCACACGAAGAAAGTAAATCGACCCATCAAAGGCATGAAAAAAACCGTTACGACGAACCCACTCGCAATAGGTGATCGCCATGCGCCGAATGTCGCCAAAAGGATCCTTACTGGCGCACCTGCCCTCAGTGTTGGGGAACAACTCCAGGTATACTGGCAGAAACCGCGGGTAAATGTATTCATTCCAAAGCCGCGATCCCAATTGGCGCCGTTCATCGAGAGCCACAGCATCCAAACAACCTTCCGAATTCAGGATCAAACGGCGGATTCGTAGGTTGTGAGCACAGACCTCCTCCACCAGCTTTGACTGCTCCGGGGTTGGACTGTTTATGGTGGCCAGATTGTGTGCCATCGTCTGTCCCTTTCATGAAAATCAAGCGGAACCGCTTGTCTTTTCGTGCATAACCATCCGCGTTGGGAAGCTCGACTCGGATTGTCAACTGACTGAAGGAAGTATTATCCCGTTTTGGGATAACAGTCAACTCTGTTTAATCATGGGCGCCCGGTGTCAAAGACCATTTTCAGCGTCGGGCAGGAACGGCTGCAAAAGCTGCTGCGGGAAGCTCGCGAAGCCGAAGGGCTGACCCAGTCAGACATCGCCAAGCGACTCAAAAAGCCTCAGTCGTACGTCAGCAAATATGAAACAGGCGAAAGGCGGTTGGATCTGATTGAGCTCCGCGAGGTCTGCCAAGCACTCGGCACTTCCTTGGTGAGATTTATTGAGCGTTTTGAAAGATCGGTCTCCGATTAAGCTCGATGCTTGCTGCAACTGACTCCTTCGTTGGGCAGAGATTGGTTGGTAATGTATGTTCCCAGCGTCATCGCCGTATTTTCTGAATCGGACACGATAACAAAGTGAATTATGCGTGTCTGATATGACAGCGCCGGGCACTTGATCAAAGCGGCGGAGCATCAGCTCGTTGTCATCCCTCATCCCTTAAAGATTTCCACCGCGCGGCTCTGTAATCAGTTAGACAACGCGAAATCAAAATGGTCTTTTGTCGGAAAAATCTCCGCGCGTGAATTCGTCCGGGTTGAGGGCGTCAGGCCGTTTCTCTCCACCCCCGCCCCCCCTCCGGCTTTGCTAAGGTTTTTGCTAAGGTTTGGCGGATTTCTGGCCGGATTTGACCTGAGCGCGCAAAACGTGCTTGGAGCCAATGTTTACAAGAGCATTCTGCGTTTCCGCGCAATGGCGCGCAAGGTCGGAAAATGGCTGAAGGTGATTTTTTAAGTCCTGTGCGTCTGCCATTTCGCCACACCGGCGGTCACTGACTTGCGGATCGCCTGCGGTGATGCGTCCGCAGAGAGCCGACTCCGGGCCGCTTCCGTTTTAACCCGGTGCCATCCACGGAGACTGTCCGTAAAATGGTTCCGGGCACAACCACGAAACGGAATCGCCCGCCTCGTGGTTGAGGCGCACATTATCAAAAGGTTTTGGGCGGGCGCAAGGAACCAATCAGTGGGTGAGGGCAACGGTGTCGCCGTCCGTGAGAGCGCGCTACGCTCAAAGCGCCCATCGGGGCGTGGACGGGTGTGAACTGCAGAATCTCCTGACCGCCCGACCGGGAGAGCGATCAGTGAGTTTTGAAACGATGACAAGGCTCGCGGACCGTGCATGAGTATTTTGCCGTCTCATCCACCGAATTGATGGCACGAAGACGTTTGCAGGTTGGCCGTAGTGGACGGAGGCGCACAAGGATCGGTGGAAGATGCGTCAGCATGTTTTCCATTATTGCATCCGAATATCAGGATGAGAAATATCTCAAACGAAAAGAAATAAGTTGCTCCGACAACTGTTTTGAATTACACACGGCGCCCGTCATGAAAACCTGCATGAACATATCCGTCACGATTTGGCCGAAGACGGTCGCCGGTGCGACACGTCATAGCCGGCCGAATTGTGAGCTCAGCCTATCCAGAGCGTATGGAGGTCAGGAACCCACATTGGATAGACCGGAGGTAAGCAGGTAATCGAAGTCCATAGAATTTCCAAACCCTGCTTACCGCGATGGTGGCAGGGTTTTTTGTTTGTCCATGAGCGATTAAATCAACGAAACGAAAGGATCGAGGCTGTGAGTAGAGAAAAGCTGACATCGGAATGATGTCGCCGGGCGCAAGACAGAATTTGGCGAGAAAGAGCGATCACGCTCAACCGATGGGGTGTGCCCATGAGTCGCCGATACGAGCGCCGAAACGACTAAACCAGATTTTACAATTGAAGGGCTTCGGAGGAGGTGTGCCTCTAAACACCGAAACAGCCGCCGTGAAACCGCGGGCTGGGATCGAGTAGATCGCCAGGAGGTGTTTGTTCTTTGTTGCAAGGCGGGGCCTTGACCCAACATGGCTCCGCCAAGGGCACGGGCCCGGAAAGCCCTTGCGGACGGCCACAAACCGACGCAGCTCCCGGCCCTTTTAATTTCGCGGCTGTGGTTTAACGGCAGAATATCTTCCTGCCAGGTAGATATTCAGAAGTTCCGGCTGTCGCCCAGACGATTTGTTAAGATTTCCCTGTCCTCACATAACGATAAATACATATTGCAACACGATAAATCATAAATTAGGATAAAAACATAAAAATTCATAAGAACCACCATGAAAAGAAGCTCAACAATATTTCTTCAGGTAGTCATTGTGCTAATCGGTATCGTGGCTCTGGTCATCATGATCCGATTCCCCTTGACCGAGGGGAGAGCCGCAAACTTAGACCTGTATCATATTTACGCTGATCCGTTCCTGGCGTATGGGTACCTATCGTCCATTTCATTTTTTGTTGCCCTGTATCAGGCGTTCAAATTGCTCGGATACATCGGACAAAACAAAGTATTCTCACTAGACTCTGTGAAGGCTTTAAGGAATATAAAATATTGCGCGATCTTATTGAGCATTTTGATTGTGATGGCAGGAATATACATAAGGATATTCCATGCTGAAGGTGACGACCCGGCGGGTTTTCTCGCCATGTGTATTGTGACCACTTTTGTTTCTATCGTCATCGCTACTGCCGCGGCCGTGTTTGAAAGAACCTTACAAAGTGCCGTCGATATAAAGTCCGAGAACGACCTAACCGTTTAACGTCATGGCCATCATTATTAACATCGATGTCATGTTGGCCAAACGGAAAATGAGCGTTACTGAGCTTGCCGAGAAGGTCGGCATCACCATGGCCAATATTTCCGTGTTGAAAAACGGAAAGGCCAAAGCAATTCGCGTATCAACGTTGGAGGCGATTTGCAAAGCGTTGGAGTGTCAGCCAGGAGATATTTTGGAATACAAGAAGAACTGAATTTTGGCGCGACGCCGCAAACCAAAAATTTCCTTTCCATTCCTGTTCCGCTCCGCGGCGGAGCCAATTTCCGGGATTCCCAACCCTGACGAAGCCAGCAGAATACCCGGGGGAATTTGCGCATCGATTTTGGGGTTTCCACCCCATCGCCAGACTGGCCCGGCGGAAAGTAGGAATTGCGCATGCAATTTCTTCATTCTTACAGCGGGTTGAATTGC
The Candidatus Angelobacter sp. genome window above contains:
- a CDS encoding response regulator, which translates into the protein MAEFNTVLLAEDNENDIELTLTALAENNLANEVVVVRDGAEALDYLHRRGAHESRAGGDPAVVLLDLKMPKVDGLQVLREIKSNENLKSIPIVMLTSSKEESDLVESYRLGANAYVVKPVAFEQFVKVVKQVGAFWAVVNEPPPKARQNPR
- a CDS encoding helix-turn-helix transcriptional regulator is translated as MSKTIFSVGQERLQKLLREAREAEGLTQSDIAKRLKKPQSYVSKYETGERRLDLIELREVCQALGTSLVRFIERFERSVSD
- a CDS encoding DUF2975 domain-containing protein; translated protein: MKRSSTIFLQVVIVLIGIVALVIMIRFPLTEGRAANLDLYHIYADPFLAYGYLSSISFFVALYQAFKLLGYIGQNKVFSLDSVKALRNIKYCAILLSILIVMAGIYIRIFHAEGDDPAGFLAMCIVTTFVSIVIATAAAVFERTLQSAVDIKSENDLTV
- a CDS encoding helix-turn-helix transcriptional regulator translates to MAIIINIDVMLAKRKMSVTELAEKVGITMANISVLKNGKAKAIRVSTLEAICKALECQPGDILEYKKN